In Brettanomyces bruxellensis chromosome 8, complete sequence, a genomic segment contains:
- a CDS encoding uncharacterized protein (CAZy:GT15), whose product MKRFPRRFVRVFSRILLLVSLAGFIAFIGVHSDFSTLSSQFRFKFISSGDHKANNEHENTQVDRNEIHPVISWEKIKEKLTFTGTSELSTKQIVKKNYIQLGEIMGKPIDLPKVDNLVGPPENAEKYERANGTLMILTRNRDAGAVVYTVKQIEEHFNKKFHYPYVFLNEEKFTERFKSRIKNYVSGECYFEQVAPEDWVQPEFIDKNKQNVGMLKLARENVAYARKLSYHNMCRYYSRGFYNHPRMKQFRYYWRFEPGTDYFCDIDYDVFKFMQDNDKTYGFTISIYDIRQSLRNIWPDTLEFVEKHPEYVNPNGAMSWLTNSLQKPENAEETDGYSTCHFWSNFEIADMNFFRSKPYSEWVEYLDKTGGFYYERWGDAPVHTIGLSLFADRKRIHWFRDIGYKHVPYTNCPNSEKCSRCTPGKFTYMNLWSENCLTNWWNLEMDDEQKSLY is encoded by the coding sequence ATGAAGCGATTTCCGAGGAGATTTGTGCGAGTTTTCTCCAGGATTTTATTGCTAGTAAGTTTGGCTGGCTTTATAGCTTTCATAGGAGTACACAGTGATTTTTCCACTTTATCGTCTCAATTTCGGTTCAAATTTATCTCTAGTGGAGATCATAAGGCAAATAATGAGCACGAGAACACTCAGGTTGACAGAAATGAGATTCATCCGGTGATTAGTTGGGAGAAAATCAAGGAAAAACTCACATTTACCGGGACATCGGAGTTATCAACCAAGCAGATCGTCAAAAAGAACTATATACAGCTCGGAGAGATAATGGGGAAGCCGATAGACTTGCCGAAGGTGGACAACTTGGTGGGGCCGCCggaaaatgcagaaaaataCGAAAGAGCAAATGGTACACTGATGATTCTCACAAGAAACAGAGATGCAGGGGCCGTAGTGTACACAGTGAAGCAGATAGAGGAGCACTTCAACAAGAAATTCCACTATCCGTATGTCTTCCTCAACGAGGAGAAGTTCACAGAACGATTTAAGAGCCGGATCAAGAACTATGTGTCAGGAGAGTGCTATTTTGAACAAGTTGCACCAGAGGATTGGGTGCAACCAGAGTTCATAGATAAGAACAAGCAGAACGTGGGCATGCTGAAGTTGGCCAGAGAGAATGTTGCGTATGCCAGAAAGCTCTCGTACCATAACATGTGCCGATATTACAGCCGTGGATTCTACAATCACCCAAGAATGAAGCAGTTCCGGTACTACTGGCGGTTCGAACCCGGCACCGACTACTTTTGCGATATAGACTATGACGTGTTCAAGTTCATGCAGGACAATGACAAGACGTACGGGTTCACCATCAGCATTTACGATATTAGGCAGTCCTTGAGAAACATATGGCCAGATACACTAGAGTTTGTCGAAAAGCATCCCGAGTACGTTAATCCGAATGGTGCGATGTCCTGGCTCACAAACAGCCTTCAAAAGCCGGAGAACGCCGAGGAAACTGACGGTTATTCCACATGCCACTTCTGGTCGAATTTCGAGATTGCAGACATGAACTTTTTCCGGTCCAAGCCTTACAGTGAGTGGGTAGAGTACTTGGATAAAACGGGTGGCTTTTACTATGAGCGTTGGGGAGATGCCCCTGTGCATACAATTGGATTATCTCTATTCGCAGACCGCAAACGCATCCACTGGTTCCGCGATATAGGATACAAGCATGTGCCGTACACGAACTGCCCAAATTCCGAAAAGTGCAGCCGATGCACACCGGGGAAATTTACATACATGAATCTTTGGAGTGAGAACTGCTTGACAAATTGGTGGAATTTAGAGATGGATGATGAGCAGAAGTCGCTTTACTAG
- the HOM6 gene encoding Homoserine dehydrogenase (BUSCO:EOG09263483): MPAVNIAVIGAGVVGSELINQLSHLKSYINYNVVLLAESGHALRSDDFSPLDLSSWAKNLKASTVPGMSTTEIADFLKKSPLPTIVVDNTSNQAIANSYPMFIKQGTSVATPNKKAFSSNIKLWNEIFDYAGKPGYGLCYHESSVGAGLPLITPLKEMLETGDEVIKIEGIFSGTLSYIFNEFSTVKPSDVKFSQVVKVAKQKGYTEPDPRDDLNGLDVARKVTILARISGLPVESPAAFPVQSLIPKELESVSSGDEFLDKLPQFDDRMDALRQEAAKEGKVLRFIGTVDVPNKQTSVKILKYDASHPFASLKGSDNVISIKTKRYPNPLIIQGAGAGAAVTAMGVLSDVIKIAQRVARD, from the coding sequence ATGCCAGCCGTCAACATTGCCGTCATCGGAGCAGGTGTCGTGGGTTCAGAACTCATCAATCAATTGTCTCACCTCAAAAGCTACATCAACTACAATGTGGTTTTGTTAGCAGAGTCAGGCCATGCCCTTAGAAGCGATGATTTCTCACCATTGGACCTCAGCTCGTGGGCCAAGAACTTGAAAGCATCAACTGTGCCAGGAATGAGCACCACGGAGATCGCCGACTTCCTCAAGAAGTCGCCTTTACCAACTATTGTCGTTGACAACACTTCAAACCAGGCAATTGCCAATTCGTACCCAATGTTTATCAAGCAGGGCACATCTGTGGCCACACccaacaaaaaagcattctCGAGCAACATCAAGCTCTGGAATGAGATCTTTGACTATGCCGGAAAGCCAGGCTACGGTTTGTGCTACCATGAATCGTCCGTTGGTGCAGGTTTGCCATTAATCACTCCCCTTAAGGAGATGCTCGAGACAGGAGATGAGGTTATCAAGATTGAGGGTATCTTCTCGGGCACACTCTCGTACATTTTCAACGAGTTCTCGACCGTCAAGCCTTCGGATGTCAAGTTTTCGCAGGTGGTGAAGGTTGCAAAGCAGAAAGGTTACACAGAGCCGGATCCAAGAGATGACTTGAACGGTTTGGATGTTGCCAGAAAAGTGACCATCTTGGCCCGGATCTCCGGTTTGCCTGTGGAGTCACCTGCCGCCTTCCCGGTGCAGTCTCTCATTCCAAAGGAGTTGGAGTCTGTTTCGTCCGGAGACGAGTTTTTGGACAAGTTGCCTCAGTTTGATGACAGAATGGATGCTCTCAGACAGGAAGCTGCCAAGGAGGGCAAAGTTTTGCGTTTCATCGGTACTGTTGATGTGCCAAACAAGCAGACATCCGTGAAAATCCTTAAGTATGATGCCTCGCATCCATTTGCTTCCCTAAAGGGCTCGGACAACGTGATTTCGATAAAAACCAAGAGATATCCAAACCCGTTAATTATTCAGGGTGCCGGAGCAGGTGCTGCAGTTACGGCAATGGGTGTTTTGAGTGATGTCATCAAGATTGCACAGAGGGTTGCAAGGGATTAA
- a CDS encoding uncharacterized protein (BUSCO:EOG092604I8), whose translation MARRPRIQFDLSRSRNRASQRTNEASLIVGRRGTESELVSATEANTDSQSEQNSQRTRSTRNGPMRIVGGDTESRMASIGRSNEAGKDDTPGESSSRGTPGWARLSVRFHEPGKWPEDVVVDPGVVPGAVEGGVGQLRCEEGSSRRLYFIFKKCQPGGAGNAGAANATLGNADAGNAGAGNEGAANAASAGIGPKTISVKSGPIQKLLDLKPRSPVVVGPVSREQAEADVVEIYIRDLHVSRGDMWNLAGLLVHGCVYRTQRLSFLQGSIRGDVQRMYRRGKKVFSAYVGESTRVVFRSESARLVVFIQISLEMWHFEESGQQMFYKLVNSLFPKVFKRWKKLGTHHLISIVLFTSVDLDEGRNTRYAAGERPPKRQDYYRVVVDQVSITLWNEIMATLRLEFANFKRDILLGPNRKIDHDHPQQYLIRGNFLPAVKGNLLEAINLGMSLVSDDFRDPDLRQTTNHLIVISPGNGLFDVDHEMLVGTGRMLATVDSTIDVICLSQPPLHVVPLFRYLDSNHKTHHCIPNFMDISFWSDASQSVHQWLPRCKIYELQMMGVMENELTSVSIQDLSLGRYSSAVDAMGGYDSAVFRPAGGADTFRAADARHHADARRARTSDAAEPRRTGLRSGLQASLQGKLQAKEIPSVQAAAPTTSSATGITTTSKPNISAFSSLLSISKNNQPRSGLPRALEFVKRLISSPGGQDGDGETRVNVHPGHLDASSSHSGDLGPHVNGSSTHLDALNPHTDTFSTHTDALSTHLDAPSLHSNMHASMHAASRFNAHPLAGMHTRAAKHPQQKKWNAYWTVVQNPSNVTTSELFGLVSYGRWQFVFPPNVRRRIIKWTSLATPAALPVMTPLFPTSEDFNQNFTFRIYDVLPNPGGVNGNTGTSETLMRSMISLRVSLGFQICVGDRVRCVENQRKPNGDSKMLVEYLDADHYEGSRIYLSLSDEIHRISCDYNGLVNVQVYRRIASGGAASADADYVGHIRTRYSEVYRPVTVHLSREGARDYNWNRLDQVLAGYSDSGEGQPDGQPQYHRLKFAVIPTNLPENSFKLASESLTPEEIRLEGIRSLVATINRNRLRTPEERRARPKKSEIMPEINFYTGNLFSYLDNQANLEFSGGVSPTQLFHGPAFDKSVSLARLASALQAEGGIKIADRKWHLLMHYHCFTGTDLVSWLIENFQDIDDRQGAVDYGNTLMERGLFRHVKSKHHFLDGHYFYELNVQYLGEGKGEKGQRGNIEQEKNIEQEKNEGEQKTTASSTPPKRKVVLSRKVIYNLDPNQVSWQPEIMNVHYDIVHNPEHCFHIRLEWLNTTSKLIEDTVSSWAKHCERYGLELVEVPWDELCTLPLANPLHSTIDIHLALDPWSDHEFACHTSILNENRYFYHLYLLERCHFMLDNRTANLFRDDRFDVVYSWGRPRFKYAQFVHRTGAYIAELRENGNFFLAPNNPHIARVNLSIGQLQGNNNSTVYFDSQGVMLDFRAICSDRTMLRVIFREALAKFERSRDVELALFEDDDETSDTETKGEA comes from the coding sequence ATGGCAAGGCGCCCACGCATACAATTCGACCTCTCGCGGTCGAGGAACAGGGCGAGCCAAAGAACAAATGAAGCAAGCCTGATAGTGGGAAGGCGGGGGACAGAAAGCGAGTTAGTGTCAGCAACAGAGGCAAATACGGACAGCCAGAGCGAGCAGAACTCGCAGAGAACACGTTCGACGAGAAATGGGCCAATGAGAATTGTAGGAGGGGACACAGAGTCGCGTATGGCATCGATTGGAAGGTCGAATGAGGCCGGTAAGGATGATACACCCGGTGAAAGCAGTAGTCGGGGTACACCGGGCTGGGCTCGGCTGTCTGTGAGGTTCCATGAGCCGGGGAAGTGGCCTGAGGATGTGGTGGTGGACCCCGGAGTGGTGCCAGGTGCAGTTGAGGGCGGGGTTGGGCAGCTGAGGTGCGAGGAGGGCTCATCGAGGCGTTTGTACTTCATATTTAAGAAGTGCCAGCCAGGGGGTGCAGGTAACGCAGGTGCAGCGAATGCAACACTGGGCAATGCAGATGCAGGCAATGCGGGTGCAGGAAATGAAGGTGCCGCGAACGCAGCGAGTGCAGGAATAGGACCAAAGACCATCTCGGTCAAATCGGGACCCATTCAGAAGCTGCTGGACCTTAAGCCGCGATCCCCAGTGGTGGTAGGCCCAGTATCGAGGGAGCAGGCAGAGGCAGATGTGGTGGAAATCTACATCCGGGACTTGCACGTGTCGCGGGGCGACATGTGGAACCTGGCGGGATTACTGGTGCACGGGTGTGTTTACCGGACGCAGCGGTTGAGCTTTCTGCAAGGGTCGATCCGCGGGGATGTGCAGCGGATGTACCGGCGGGGCAAGAAGGTGTTTTCTGCGTATGTTGGAGAGTCAACACGGGTGGTTTTCCGGTCGGAATCGGCCCGACTGGTGGTTTTCATCCAGATTTCGCTGGAAATGTGGCATTTCGAGGAGAGCGGGCAGCAGATGTTCTACAAGTTGGTGAACTCGCTTTTCCCGAAGGTGTTCAAGCGATGGAAGAAGCTTGGAACGCACCACCTGATCAGCATAGTGCTTTTCACGAGTGTGGATCTGGATGAAGGCCGAAACACAAGGTATGCGGCTGGAGAAAGACCTCCCAAGAGACAGGACTACTACCGGGTGGTTGTGGACCAGGTGTCGATCACGCTGTGGAACGAGATCATGGCCACGTTGCGGCTTGAATTTGCCAACTTCAAGCGTGATATTTTGCTGGGGCCCAACCGGAAAATCGACCACGACCACCCTCAACAGTACTTGATTCGTGGAAACTTCCTTCCGGCCGTCAAGGGCAATCTTTTGGAGGCCATCAACCTTGGAATGAGTCTCGTTTCGGACGATTTCCGTGACCCGGACCTCCGGCAGACCACCAACCACCTCATAGTGATATCTCCGGGTAACGGACTCTTCGACGTGGACCACGAGATGCTTGTGGGGACGGGGCGGATGCTCGCGACGGTCGACTCGACGATCGACGTCATCTGCCTCTCCCAGCCGCCGCTCCACGTTGTTCCACTCTTCCGGTACCTGGACTCGAACCACAAGACACATCACTGCATTCCGAACTTCATGGACATCTCCTTCTGGAGCGACGCGTCGCAGTCCGTCCACCAGTGGCTCCCCCGGTGCAAAATCTACGAGTTGCAGATGATGGGTGTCATGGAGAACGAGCTCACGTCGGTCAGCATCCAGGATCTCAGCCTTGGCCGTTACAGTAGTGCGGTGGATGCGATGGGTGGCTACGACTCCGCGGTGTTTCGCCCTGCAGGGGGTGCGGACACATTCCGTGCTGCAGATGCACGTCATCATGCAGACGCACGTCGTGCACGCACTTCAGATGCTGCCGAGCCACGCCGCACAGGCCTGCGTTCGGGCCTCCAGGCATCGCTGCAGGGCAAGCTGCAGGCAAAGGAGATTCCCTCCGTACAGGCGGCGGCACCCACGACGTCGAGTGCCACTGGAATCACGACGACCAGCAAGCCGAACATTTCGGCGTTTTCGTCTCTTCTTTCGATTTCAAAGAACAACCAACCTCGCTCCGGGCTTCCCCGGGCCCTGGAGTTTGTCAAGCGACTGATATCATCTCCGGGAGGACAGGATGGAGATGGAGAGACGAGGGTGAATGTGCACCCAGGGCATTTAGATGCTTCGAGTTCTCATTCAGGTGATTTAGGCCCACATGTTAATGGCTCAAGCACACACTTAGATGCCCTAAACCCACACACAGATACATTCAGTACACACACAGATGCCTTAAGTACACACTTAGATGCCCCAAGCTTGCACTCCAACATGCACGCCAGCATGCATGCTGCATCACGCTTCAATGCACATCCCCTGGCCGGCATGCACACCCGCGCGGCAAAGCACCCGCAGCAGAAGAAGTGGAACGCGTACTGGACAGTGGTGCAGAACCCCTCGAATGTGACAACGTCAGAGCTCTTTGGGCTCGTCTCGTACGGCCGGTGGCAGTTTGTGTTTCCGCCAAATGTCCGGCGAAGAATTATCAAGTGGACATCGTTGGCAACACCGGCAGCGTTGCCAGTCATGACACCACTCTTCCCCACGAGTGAAGACTTCAACCAGAACTTCACGTTCCGGATCTACGACGTGCTGCCGAACCCAGGGGGCGTAAACGGCAACACGGGGACCAGTGAGACGCTCATGCGGTCGATGATCTCGCTCAGGGTGTCTCTCGGGTTTCAGATCTGCGTTGGGGACCGGGTTCGCTGTGTGGAGAACCAGCGGAAGCCAAACGGAGACTCGAAGATGCTGGTTGAGTACCTGGACGCGGACCACTATGAGGGCAGCCGAATATATCTGTCGCTGTCGGACGAAATCCACCGGATCAGCTGCGACTACAACGGGTTGGTGAACGTGCAGGTGTACCGACGCATAGCAAGCGGAGGTGCAGCATCGGCAGACGCAGACTATGTGGGCCATATCCGCACGAGGTACAGCGAGGTGTACCGGCCGGTAACTGTGCACCTGAGCCGCGAGGGGGCCCGCGACTACAACTGGAACCGGCTTGACCAGGTGCTTGCCGGGTACAGCGACTCAGGGGAGGGCCAACCGGACGGCCAGCCGCAGTACCACCGGCTGAAGTTTGCGGTGATCCCCACAAACCTGCCTGAGAACTCTTTCAAGCTTGCCTCCGAGAGCCTCACACCCGAGGAGATCCGATTGGAGGGAATCCGGTCGCTGGTGGCCACGATCAACCGAAACAGGCTTCGGACCCCCGAGGAACGCCGGGCCCGGCCCAAGAAGTCCGAGATTATGCCCGAGATCAACTTCTACACGGGGAACCTCTTCTCGTACTTGGACAACCAGGCGAACCTCGAGTTTAGCGGCGGAGTGAGCCCAACGCAGTTGTTCCACGGGCCAGCCTTCGACAAATCGGTATCGTTGGCCCGGCTGGCCTCTGCTTTGCAGGCCGAGGGCGGAATCAAGATCGCCGACCGCAAGTGGCATCTTCTGATGCACTACCACTGCTTCACGGGCACGGATCTCGTCAGCTGGCTCATTGAGAACTTCCAGGATATCGACGACCGCCAGGGGGCCGTGGATTACGGCAACACGTTGATGGAACGGGGGCTTTTCCGGCATGTGAAGTCCAAGCATCACTTTTTGGACGGCCACTACTTCTACGAGCTGAACGTGCAGTACTTGGGGGAGGGgaagggggaaaaaggGCAGAGGGGGAACATagagcaggaaaagaacatagagcaggaaaagaacGAAGGAGAACAGAAAACCACAGCTTCGTCCACTCCGCCAAAACGAAAAGTCGTGCTTTCAAGAAAAGTCATCTACAACTTGGACCCGAACCAGGTGTCCTGGCAGCCGGAAATTATGAACGTGCACTACGACATAGTGCACAACCCGGAGCACTGCTTCCACATCCGGTTGGAGTGGCTCAACACAACGTCTAAGCTCATCGAGGACACCGTCAGCAGCTGGGCCAAGCACTGCGAGAGATACGGCTTGGAGTTGGTGGAGGTGCCCTGGGATGAACTCTGCACTTTGCCGCTTGCCAACCCGCTTCATTCAACCATCGACATCCACCTTGCCCTGGACCCCTGGTCCGATCACGAGTTCGCATGCCACACCTCCATTCTTAACGAAAACAGGTACTTCTACCACCTCTACTTGCTCGAGAGATGCCACTTCATGCTCGACAACCGTACCGCGAATCTTTTCCGCGATGACCGCTTTGACGTCGTCTACAGTTGGGGAAGACCCCGTTTCAAGTACGCCCAGTTTGTGCACCGGACCGGGGCATACATTGCCGAACTCAGGGAGAACGGCAACTTCTTCCTTGCCCCAAACAACCCACACATCGCACGGGTCAACTTGAGCATCGGCCAGCTCCAgggaaacaacaacagcacCGTCTACTTTGACTCCCAGGGTGTCATGCTTGATTTCAGGGCCATATGCAGCGACCGGACCATGCTCCGCGTCATATTCCGCGAGGCACTTGCCAAGTTCGAGCGCAGCCGTGATGTTGAGCTTGCGTTatttgaggatgatgatgaaacgAGTGACACTGAGACTAAGGGTGAAGCATAG
- the MPG1 gene encoding mannose-1-phosphate guanyltransferase has protein sequence MKGLILVGGYGTRLRPLTLSIPKPLVEFGNKPMILHQIKALADVGCTEIVLAVNYKPEVMVGTLKKYEKQYGVHITFSVEDEPLGTAGPLKLAEDVLKKDDSPIFVLNSDVICEYPLKELLDFHLAHDGEATIAATKVDEPSKYGVIVYDRDVPNRIDRFVEKPVEFVGNRINAGIYVLNPSVLDLIEMRPTSIESETFPLLVEKKQLYSFDLPGYWMDIGQPKDFLTGMCLYLTSLSSKHPEKLSKESYVYGGNVLVDPTAKIGKGCKIGPNVVIGPNVTVGDGVRIERSTILKNSEIKDHAYIKSTIVGWNSTVGKWARLEGVSVLGEDVNVRDEIYVNGGKVLPHKSIKANVETPQIIM, from the coding sequence ATGAAAGGATTAATTCTCGTCGGTGGTTACGGTACACGTTTAAGACCTCTCACTTTGTCTATTCCAAAGCCTTTGGTTGAATTCGGCAACAAGCCAATGATCTTGCACCAGATCAAGGCTTTGGCCGATGTCGGCTGCACGGAAATCGTTCTTGCCGTCAACTACAAGCCAGAAGTGATGGTTGgaactttgaagaagtatGAGAAACAATATGGTGTTCACATTACTTTTTCCGTCGAGGACGAGCCTCTAGGAACTGCAGGACCATTGAAGTTGGCTGAGGATGTTCTCAAGAAGGACGACTCTCCTATATTTGTGTTGAACTCAGATGTTATTTGCGAGTACCCATTAAAGGAGTTGTTGGACTTCCATCTCGCACATGATGGTGAGGCTACAATTGCTGCAACCAAGGTTGACGAGCCTTCCAAGTATGGTGTGATCGTGTATGACAGAGATGTTCCAAACAGAATCGACCGTTTTGTTGAGAAGCCTGTCGAATTCGttggaaacagaattaACGCTGGTATTTACGTGTTGAACCCATCAGTTCTCGATCTTATCGAAATGAGACCTACTTCCATCGAGAGTGAGACTTTCCCACTGCTTGTTGAGAAGAAGCAGCTTTACTCGTTTGATCTCCCAGGCTACTGGATGGATATCGGTCAGCCTAAGGACTTCTTGACCGGAATGTGCTTGTATCTCACGTCTCTTTCGAGTAAACACCCAGAAAAACTGAGTAAAGAGAGCTACGTTTACGGTGGCAATGTTCTCGTGGATCCAACTGCCAAGATCGGCAAGGGCTGCAAGATTGGTCCTAATGTTGTTATCGGTCCTAACGTCACAGTTGGTGATGGTGTCAGGATCGAGAGATCTACCATCCTGAAAAACAGCGAGATCAAGGACCATGCCTACATCAAATCCACCATTGTCGGTTGGAATTCTACCGTTGGAAAGTGGGCCAGACTTGAGGGCGTCTCCGTTTTGGGTGAGGATGTCAATGTCAGGGATGAAATCTACGTTAACGGTGGTAAGGTGTTACCTCACAAGTCTATTAAGGCTAATGTTGAGACTCCTCAGATTATCATGTGA
- a CDS encoding uncharacterized protein (MEROPS:MER0031645), whose protein sequence is MFTHNTLLISRRSAAFGVRFFSRHDLSRGYSMGESFRIWLDFIMNSEQEDQSSQDQLIKYALSYYRSYQGYESPKGMGAYNLKTIIDKKGNYINEIRVENNMHREDTMLQLEPHNEEQIKHLVMLHGYGASAGWFYKNFHGLLINNPGCKIHALDMLGFGLSSRPTVTYKHDSGNGRCGASPISLNILYDSLSLQKAPKGPLKKGGKRTFAVPSRFRLRSSDVLEYIKNQLELVREVESVYVESLEQWRKNNGIDRFDLLGHSFGGYIAFAYASRYPEHVKRLVLVSPGGVERSPFAVTNPRYLALKELADEGKAIPEYLDYMTSHWVGDYPFLGRYTSVKDSFRMIWETRVSFFSMLRWLGPAGPKKLSERNVRKLSRSGYIRDPKEIDHFMRYIYNTALKPSFSETSIMRVFDASVVAKYPILDRLDHLKVSKSLWIYGEHDFMFTDCGRAATKILNAKPGFESKFETVSNAGHNLYLDNHKEFNRKVCRFLGWQASD, encoded by the coding sequence ATGTTTACGCACAACACTTTGCTTATTTCTAGAAGATCTGCCGCATTTGGTGTACGGTTCTTTTCGCGTCACGACCTCTCCCGTGGATATTCCATGGGTGAGTCATTTCGGATATGGCTTGATTTCATAATGAACTCCGAACAGGAAGATCAATCATCACAGGATCAGCTGATCAAGTATGCACTTTCATACTACCGGAGTTACCAAGGGTACGAGAGCCCTAAAGGGATGGGTGCGTACAATCTGAAGACAATAATTGACAAAAAGGGAAACTATATCAATGAAATTAGGGTGGAAAACAACATGCATAGAGAGGATACAATGTTGCAGTTAGAACCGCACAATGAAGAACAGATCAAGCATCTTGTCATGCTTCATGGCTATGGGGCATCTGCTGGTTGGTTTTACAAGAATTTTCACGGTCTCCTCATCAACAATCCTGGTTGCAAGATTCATGCCTTGGATATGCTTGGGTTTGGGCTTAGCAGTCGGCCCACGGTGACTTACAAGCATGATTCAGGCAACGGGAGGTGTGGTGCATCTCCAATAAGTCTCAACATTCTATACGATAGTTTATCGCTGCAAAAAGCACCAAAGGGCCCCTTGAAAAAAGGCGGCAAAAGGACGTTTGCAGTTCCATCGAGGTTTCGGCTTCGAAGCTCCGACGTGCTTGAATACATAAAGAACCAGCTGGAACTTGTACGAGAGGTTGAAAGTGTGTACGTCGAAAGTCTTGAACAATGGAGAAAAAACAACGGAATCGACAGATTTGACCTTTTAGGCCACTCTTTTGGCGGATATATAGCATTTGCGTATGCATCTCGGTATCCCGAGCATGTGAAAAGACTCGTGTTGGTGAGTCCAGGAGGAGTGGAAAGAAGCCCATTTGCAGTGACAAATCCACGGTATTTGGCATTAAAAGAGCTTGCAGATGAAGGAAAAGCAATCCCGGAATACTTGGACTACATGACATCCCACTGGGTGGGTGATTATCCATTTCTTGGGCGGTATACTTCAGTCAAAGATAGCTTTAGAATGATCTGGGAGACACgagtttcatttttctcgaTGCTCAGATGGTTAGGGCCAGCAGGACCAAAAAAGCTCTCAGAGCGAAATGTTCGTAAGTTGTCACGATCAGGATATATCAGAGACCCGAAAGAAATCGATCATTTCATGAGATATATATACAACACTGCACTCAAGCCTTCCTTTTCTGAAACGTCGATCATGCGAGTTTTCGACGCGTCGGTAGTCGCCAAGTATCCGATTTTGGACCGTTTGGACCACCTGAAAGTTTCCAAAAGCTTGTGGATTTATGGTGAGCACGACTTCATGTTTACAGATTGTGGCCGGGCGGCTACAAAAATACTTAATGCCAAACCAGGATTTGAGTCTAAGTTTGAAACGGTGAGCAATGCTGGTCACAATCTTTATTTGGACAATCACAAGGAGTTCAATCGCAAAGTCTGTCGGTTTTTGGGATGGCAAGCCTCAGATTGA